A region from the Leishmania panamensis strain MHOM/PA/94/PSC-1 chromosome 20 sequence genome encodes:
- a CDS encoding hypothetical protein (TriTrypDB/GeneDB-style sysID: LpmP.20.1960), translating into MATPAEVDPMVALVESWDTYLVPSSRLHSSMEWPAQDCPRIAQSTRAFASEPSVFRYHLNDACPIFTPGEQDNTDQVSLATSGPPSAGAPANGATEFSASSLLWLLTLVSRNAELLRATAHLFLQFNAQFAALVDSNAMTVNALRTRHQQQLASLLEMTDKYTAEDMIVDSVVTERVILQQQEELDTLERHCAAEEKQLEADLQVTLWRFLTTSAPDAVAAANRKEQSLSLANGDHGAGVGGSPYRPEADVSRFAEVRKTTTLHARRSSTAVAPFWPVHLVPVRTIKLRNEVSDAFAASAVSSTRSPSRRLKDSALQPIILDISPVSGLPRCLECCTGTQPGAIASTVWSAAEEHLLRLAHTRHSVLLFVGSELAALDLMQKCRAPELLLGTGHSCCDVFQRLANHPVLQVLFTTRLWGANVVLLWNPAQDVAPAAETQTVVEDALELAYAWGADMFSVAVLEGARLPSYAATGCFTAMVTRASSTSAAFLASQAVSMEVLRQLRNGVTRELLDTAGARRARRWQGTATWMPNGIGSAAAAMTGTRMCPRAVGVLYTSQSAQQEQENQLKVRQVSCAGSSDKPNAAPPLRKDNSIVSVNSSSFLFMPTSSPSSFRGPCITFNTPLAIRAFLPLGEEYFISERSSRGRGCSRSGFDASSLNIPNHERGDAHGLLRRPVSSTATEDDDASFSNKKDAGFLYESSSATSVRASSAALDAVEAGSRGGEVGLRQSSEVMTLESLIQHTFGDFAEIL; encoded by the coding sequence CGTGGGACACCTACCTTGTCCCTTCGTCTCGACTACATTCCTCAATGGAGTGGCCTGCGCAGGACTGTCCTCGTATCGCACAAAGCACGCGCGCTTTTGCTTCGGAACCATCGGTGTTTCGCTATCACCTTAACGATGCGTGCCCCATCTTCACTCCAGGTGAGCAAGACAATACTGACCAGGTCAGTCTAGCGACCTCTGGACCGCCCAGCGCAGGCGCTCCCGCCAATGGAGCCACTGAGTTTTCAGCGTCGTCGCTCCTGTGGTTGCTCACACTTGTGAGTCGGAACGCCGAACTTCTGAGGGCCACGGCTCACCTCTTCCTGCAGTTCAATGCCCAGTTTGCGGCACTCGTAGACTCGAACGCGATGACAGTCAACGCGCTCCGCACACGTCACCAACAGCAGCTAGCCTCCTTGCTAGAGATGACAGACAAGTATACGGCGGAGGACATGATTGTGGACTCCGTGGTCACAGAGCGAGTCATTTTGCAGCaacaggaggagctggacaCCCTTgagcgccactgcgccgcggaggagaagcagcttGAGGCAGATCTGCAAGTGACGCTCTGGAGGTTTCTCACTACGTCGGCGCCGGATGCCGTGGCAGCTGCCAATCGTAAAGAGCAGTCGCTTAGCTTGGCGAACGGAGATCACGGCGCGGGTGTTGGGGGAAGCCCTTATCGTCCCGAGGCTGACGTCAGCCGGTTTGCTGAGGTGCGCAAAACCACCACCTTAcacgcgcggcgcagcagcaccgccgttgcACCGTTCTGGCCTGTCCACCTGGTGCCGGTACGCACCATCAAGCTACGTAACGAGGTGAGCGATGCATTTGCGGCTTCAGCGGTATCCTCGACGCGGTCACCATCGAGGCGATTGAAGGATTCAGCGCTTCAGCCTATCATTCTGGATATTTCACCCGTCTCTGGACTGCCACGCTGTCTCGAGTGTTGCACCGGTACTCAGCCTGGCGCCATCGCATCGACCGTGTGGAGCGCGGCGGAGGAACACCTTCTCCGTCTCGCACACACCCGCCACTCCGTGCTGCTCTTTGTTGGCTCCGAGTTGGCCGCGCTGGATCTGATGCAGAAGTGTAGGGcgccggagctgctgctgggaaCGGGGCACAGCTGCTGTGACGTCTTTCAACGCTTGGCAAACCATCCCGTTCTACAGGTTCTTTTCACGACTCGGCTTTGGGGCGCCAACGTCGTTCTCTTGTGGAACCCCGCGCAGGATGTTGCACCTGCTGCGGAAACACagacggtggtggaggaTGCGCTGGAGCTAGCGTACGCGTGGGGCGCGGACATGTTCTCTGTGGCGGTGTTGGAAGGCGCACGACTGCCGAGTTACGCGGCAACTGGTTGCTTCACCGCGATGGTGACGAGGGCCTCGTCGACGTCGGCAGCGTTTCTTGCGTCCCAGGCGGTGTCGATGGAGGTTCTGCGCCAACTGCGCAACGGTGTCACACGAGAGCTTCTCGACACGGCCGGCGCGCGCCGAGCCCGTCGGTGGCAAGGCACGGCTACATGGATGCCGAACGGAATTGgtagcgccgctgctgctatgACTGGCACGCGCATGTGCCCTCGCGCAGTAGGAGTATTGTACACCAGTCAATCAGCCCAGCAAGAGCAGGAGAACCAGCTGAAGGTGCGGCAGGTGTCATGTGCTGGCTCATCAGATAAGCCTAACGCggctccccctcttcgcaAAGACAACTCCATCGTGTCTGTCAATTCatcctctttccttttcatGCCAACATCATCTCCCAGCTCATTCCGCGGCCCGTGCATCACCTTCAATACCCCGCTGGCCATTCGTGCCTTTCTTCCGTTGGGAGAAGAATACTTTATCTCGGAACGGTCTAGccggggaagggggtgcaGTCGCAGTGGCTTTGACGCATCTTCCCTGAATATCCCTAACCATGAGCGAGGCGACGCGCATGGACTGCTGCGCCGGCCAGTCTCGTCGACTGCCACGGAAGATGACGACGCCTCCTTCAGCAACAAGAAGGATGCAGGCTTCTTGTACGAAAGCTCCA